In Cystobacter ferrugineus, the DNA window GGGTGGTACCCGCGTGCAAACCCGGCAGTTGCCCGTTCGCCGGCCAGCACGTGACAGTGATCGTGACCGACGGTTCGATCGCCTGGGCCATTCCGGAGTTGAAGGGAGAGTTCGAGGCCGCCACGGGCGCCACCCTCACGGTTGTCCAGGTTCCGTTCAAAGAGCATTTCGACAACTTCTATTCCGACGTGCTCAATGGTGCTGGCAAGTACGACGCGGCCATCGCCTGCGCCTGGTGGTTGGGCGAACTGGTGGCCGGTGATTACATCGTCGCCTACGACAAGTATTACGACGACCCGCGCTTTCCGAAGTGGAACATCGATGAGGTGCTTCCGGGCCCGCGCGGTCTGCTCTCCTACGGCGGCAAGAAATACATGGTCGCCAACGACCACGACGGCCAGGTCATGTACTACCGCCGCGACCTGCTCGAGGACCCACGGCACCAGGCCGCCTTCAAGCAGAAGTTCGGCTATGCGCTGGCCGTACCGACGACCTGGGAACAGTTCCGGGATGTGGCCGAGTACTTCAACGGCCGCGATCTCAACGGCGATGGTGTGCCTGACAACGGCCTGGGGATTGCACTGAAGCCCGGTACGCACAGCATGTTCAACTTCATGTCGTTGTCGGCGCCGTTCGTGATTGGACCGGACAACCCCAGGCTGTATTGGTT includes these proteins:
- a CDS encoding ABC transporter substrate-binding protein; protein product: MKLSNAGEPDIRASSHPADRGAMSWWLGILLALLVAPASRASEPPESKEAQPAPASILPGSSKPEGTGVTVVKTGDLIPPRVVPACKPGSCPFAGQHVTVIVTDGSIAWAIPELKGEFEAATGATLTVVQVPFKEHFDNFYSDVLNGAGKYDAAIACAWWLGELVAGDYIVAYDKYYDDPRFPKWNIDEVLPGPRGLLSYGGKKYMVANDHDGQVMYYRRDLLEDPRHQAAFKQKFGYALAVPTTWEQFRDVAEYFNGRDLNGDGVPDNGLGIALKPGTHSMFNFMSLSAPFVIGPDNPRLYWFDPKTMKPLIDSPGHVRALEVLVDLVRFGPREMLTWDMGKSWDYFLAGRAALTFT